The Chthoniobacterales bacterium genome contains a region encoding:
- the rpsT gene encoding 30S ribosomal protein S20, with translation MANTKSAAKRSRQTVVRTERNSSILTGLKNQQKKFRKAIAEGNLEAAKAGYQSVVSALDKAAKRGVIHKNVANRRKSQIGRALKPKAEAAAA, from the coding sequence ATGGCCAATACCAAATCCGCCGCCAAGCGTTCGCGACAGACCGTCGTTCGCACCGAGCGCAATTCCAGCATCCTGACTGGCTTGAAGAATCAACAGAAGAAGTTCCGCAAGGCGATCGCTGAAGGAAACCTTGAAGCGGCGAAGGCCGGCTACCAGAGCGTTGTTTCGGCTCTCGACAAGGCCGCCAAGCGTGGTGTCATCCACAAGAATGTGGCGAATCGCCGCAAGAGCCAGATCGGCCGTGCGCTGAAGCCGAAGGCTGAAGCGGCCGCCGCCTGA
- a CDS encoding lysophospholipid acyltransferase family protein — MSARMTFTYWFFANLSRILARIFFRFRIVHRERLPETGGFILAANHQSYFDPPLVGICSRRAVHYLARKTLMDWPFFGPMFPDMNVIPVDRDGNDMSALKTVIRKVKSGEGVVLFPEGTRSSDGNLQPAQAGVGLVIAKTLAPVVPVRIFGSFEAFPKGSKKVKLHPITVVIGKPIQFSESDVAPPNRETYRQLGQRVMDAIGQLRVDEK, encoded by the coding sequence ATGTCAGCGCGCATGACATTCACGTATTGGTTCTTCGCAAACCTCTCCCGCATCCTCGCGCGAATATTTTTCCGTTTCCGTATCGTCCATCGGGAACGACTTCCCGAAACCGGCGGCTTCATTCTCGCCGCAAATCACCAAAGTTATTTCGATCCCCCGCTGGTCGGAATCTGCTCCCGCCGCGCCGTCCATTATCTCGCGCGCAAGACCCTGATGGATTGGCCGTTCTTCGGCCCCATGTTTCCGGACATGAACGTCATTCCCGTCGATCGGGACGGCAATGACATGTCGGCGCTCAAGACCGTTATCCGCAAGGTCAAGTCGGGCGAAGGTGTTGTTCTTTTCCCCGAAGGCACTCGCTCCAGCGATGGCAATCTTCAGCCTGCGCAGGCAGGAGTCGGTCTTGTCATCGCCAAGACCCTCGCTCCCGTGGTTCCGGTTCGCATTTTCGGATCGTTCGAGGCCTTTCCAAAGGGGTCCAAGAAAGTGAAACTGCACCCGATTACGGTCGTCATCGGCAAGCCCATCCAATTTTCAGAATCGGATGTCGCTCCACCGAATCGGGAAACCTATCGCCAGCTCGGCCAGCGCGTCATGGATGCAATCGGTCAACTGCGCGTCGACGAGAAATGA
- the cmk gene encoding (d)CMP kinase: MTVIAIDGPAASGKSSVARGLAQLLGFSFINTGAMYRALTWYVLRNGIAPQSPSAIAESVAGASLRTGFEDYHSFIEIDGYRPLDELRAEEVNRAVSAVSSVPATRERLVAEFRALARTSNSVVEGRDIGSVVFPDSPFKFYLDASPEVRQRRRNAQGQADEIAARDRLDSSRHTAPLTIATDATVIDTTSLNLEEVIAVIYDALLEKGLPSCQRA, from the coding sequence ATGACGGTCATTGCCATCGACGGACCTGCCGCTTCCGGAAAAAGCAGCGTCGCCCGAGGCCTGGCTCAGCTGCTCGGCTTTTCGTTCATCAACACCGGTGCCATGTATCGCGCCCTCACCTGGTATGTGCTGAGGAACGGCATCGCCCCCCAATCGCCCTCCGCCATTGCCGAAAGCGTCGCCGGGGCCTCCCTTCGCACCGGCTTCGAGGACTATCATTCCTTTATCGAGATCGATGGCTACCGACCACTGGACGAGCTTCGCGCCGAAGAGGTGAACCGCGCTGTCTCCGCGGTCTCTTCCGTCCCCGCCACCCGCGAGCGCCTCGTCGCGGAGTTTCGCGCCCTCGCCCGCACCAGCAATTCCGTTGTCGAGGGTCGCGACATCGGCTCGGTGGTCTTTCCCGATAGCCCCTTCAAATTCTACCTCGATGCCAGCCCCGAGGTGCGCCAGCGCCGCCGCAACGCTCAGGGCCAGGCCGACGAAATTGCGGCCCGCGATCGTCTCGACTCCTCTCGCCACACGGCTCCGCTCACCATTGCGACCGACGCCACCGTCATCGACACCACTTCGCTGAACCTCGAAGAAGTCATTGCGGTCATCTACGACGCCCTTCTCGAGAAAGGCCTCCCCTCATGTCAGCGCGCATGA
- the aroA gene encoding 3-phosphoshikimate 1-carboxyvinyltransferase: MYFKVTKSAPIVAELTVPGDKSISHRSIMLGALSNGTCVITNFLEGEDCLATMEAMRKLGVQIEHPEPGTVIVHGSKGRFTAPESDLDCGNSGTTVRLLSGILAAQPFSTRMIGDASLSQRPMRRVITPLTEMGGQLKAHGSRDTLPLEITGGPLTGIRYEMPHASAQVKSAVLLAGLFASGKTTVVEPAPSRDHTERMLEYFQVRPIRLGNEITVYGGQTLESRDFEVPGDVSSAAFWLVAAAAQPGAHLLIENVGLNPTRTGVLDVLVRMGARLREIVESADGEPRGVIEITGGTLNGTTIEGDEIPNVIDEIPALAVAAALAQGTTTIRGAAELRVKETDRIAAVAQNLRAMGVTVEEFEDGMAITGGAKLRGATLPSFGDHRIAMSFAIAGLFASGETIIEDVECVATSYPGFEETLNRVRSGKALPRKSSIERGSVGSSIRRQRSENTL, from the coding sequence ATGTATTTTAAGGTTACCAAATCCGCGCCCATTGTCGCCGAGCTCACCGTTCCGGGCGACAAGAGCATCTCGCACCGTTCCATCATGCTCGGCGCCCTGTCGAACGGCACATGCGTCATCACGAACTTCCTCGAGGGAGAGGACTGCCTCGCCACGATGGAGGCGATGCGAAAACTCGGCGTCCAGATCGAGCACCCCGAGCCCGGCACCGTCATCGTGCACGGCTCGAAAGGTCGCTTCACCGCACCCGAGTCCGATCTGGATTGCGGAAACTCTGGCACCACCGTGCGCCTGCTTTCCGGCATTCTCGCCGCGCAGCCATTCTCGACCCGCATGATCGGGGACGCATCGCTCTCGCAACGTCCCATGCGCCGCGTGATCACGCCGCTCACCGAAATGGGCGGCCAGCTAAAGGCTCATGGAAGCCGCGACACGCTGCCCCTCGAGATTACCGGCGGCCCGCTCACCGGCATCCGCTACGAAATGCCCCACGCGAGTGCCCAGGTGAAGAGCGCGGTCCTGCTTGCCGGCCTTTTCGCCTCCGGCAAGACCACCGTCGTCGAGCCCGCACCTTCGCGCGATCATACCGAGCGCATGCTCGAGTATTTTCAGGTTCGCCCCATCCGCCTGGGCAACGAAATCACCGTCTACGGCGGCCAGACCCTCGAGTCCCGCGACTTCGAAGTGCCCGGCGATGTTTCCAGTGCCGCCTTCTGGCTCGTCGCGGCTGCCGCGCAACCTGGCGCCCATCTTCTCATTGAAAACGTCGGCCTCAATCCGACACGCACCGGCGTGCTCGATGTGCTGGTGCGCATGGGCGCCCGTTTGCGCGAAATCGTGGAGTCCGCCGACGGCGAACCTCGCGGCGTCATCGAAATCACCGGAGGCACCCTCAACGGCACCACCATCGAAGGCGATGAGATCCCGAACGTCATCGACGAGATTCCCGCCCTCGCCGTGGCGGCAGCGCTCGCTCAGGGCACGACCACGATCCGCGGCGCCGCGGAACTCCGCGTGAAGGAAACCGACCGCATTGCGGCCGTGGCCCAGAACCTTCGCGCAATGGGTGTCACCGTCGAGGAATTCGAAGACGGCATGGCAATCACGGGCGGCGCCAAACTTCGCGGAGCAACGCTGCCCAGCTTCGGCGATCACCGCATCGCCATGTCCTTCGCCATCGCCGGCCTCTTCGCAAGCGGCGAGACAATCATCGAGGACGTCGAATGCGTCGCCACGTCCTATCCCGGCTTCGAAGAAACGCTCAATCGTGTCCGCTCCGGAAAGGCCCTTCCAAGGAAATCGTCGATCGAGCGCGGCTCTGTCGGATCCAGCATCCGACGTCAGCGTTCCGAAAACACGCTATGA
- a CDS encoding prephenate dehydrogenase/arogenate dehydrogenase family protein — MSSAARFSPVAIIGPGLIGGSLGLALRARAPEVEIRVWSRNEAPLETVRQLGFADIASTDLPAIVTGARCVVLCTPVEVMPALAAQFAASLSPAAVVTDAGSVKGVVGDTLPPILGDRFLGAHPIAGSDRAGIEASSADLYDGATCVVTPTETTQPDTLAVVRDLWETAGCRIVEMTAAAHDAALARTSHLPHTVASALAACIDRSVPDADWPHLAGGGYRDSTRIALGHPDLWTGILEANRHEISTSIAELTEILQNIRAALESGDTAAIHALLAEGRSARQKFDVF; from the coding sequence CTGAGCTCCGCTGCTCGCTTCAGCCCGGTCGCCATCATCGGCCCCGGATTGATTGGAGGGTCCCTCGGCCTCGCCTTGCGCGCCCGGGCACCCGAAGTCGAAATTCGTGTCTGGAGCCGGAACGAGGCGCCGCTCGAGACCGTGCGCCAGCTCGGCTTTGCGGACATCGCCAGCACCGACCTCCCGGCCATCGTCACCGGCGCCCGCTGCGTCGTGCTCTGCACTCCGGTCGAAGTCATGCCCGCGCTGGCCGCGCAATTCGCGGCCAGCCTCTCGCCGGCTGCCGTCGTCACCGACGCCGGCAGCGTGAAAGGCGTCGTTGGTGACACCCTTCCGCCAATTCTTGGCGACCGCTTTCTCGGCGCCCATCCCATCGCCGGTTCCGACCGCGCCGGGATCGAGGCTTCCTCGGCCGACCTTTACGACGGGGCGACCTGTGTCGTCACGCCGACGGAGACCACCCAACCCGACACGCTCGCGGTCGTGCGCGATCTGTGGGAAACCGCCGGCTGCCGCATCGTCGAGATGACGGCTGCCGCCCACGACGCCGCCCTGGCCCGCACCAGCCATCTTCCGCACACCGTGGCCTCGGCGCTGGCCGCCTGCATCGACCGTTCCGTTCCAGACGCCGACTGGCCCCACCTGGCCGGTGGCGGCTATCGCGACTCCACCCGGATTGCCCTCGGCCATCCCGATCTCTGGACCGGAATTCTCGAGGCAAATCGCCACGAGATTTCGACTTCGATTGCGGAATTGACGGAAATCCTGCAAAACATCCGTGCCGCACTGGAGTCCGGCGACACGGCCGCCATTCACGCCCTGCTCGCCGAAGGCCGCTCCGCCCGGCAGAAATTCGATGTATTTTAA
- a CDS encoding C39 family peptidase: MTARRIFAALAIVLVSAIAGGAWYWQWQEPRAPLSASGGLYFFPEKILDVPQFFQGDRRWASDPLGPTPATLGAEGCAVSSAAMVLASYGADVDPGRLNTFVTEHGGFTPEGWLYWEAAAAYPPAIARKAYEDKPSFALIDRNLLAGNPVIVRVRYPSGTTHFVVIVGKRGFDYLIRDPGAGGARGVYPLKDFGRPIEALRFFEKTPPGAVQWPPEAEKD; this comes from the coding sequence ATGACCGCAAGGCGCATTTTTGCCGCTCTCGCCATCGTGCTGGTGAGCGCGATCGCGGGCGGCGCCTGGTATTGGCAGTGGCAGGAGCCTCGCGCGCCGCTCAGCGCCAGTGGCGGCCTCTATTTCTTTCCGGAGAAAATTCTCGACGTGCCGCAGTTCTTCCAGGGAGACCGCCGCTGGGCCTCCGATCCCCTCGGGCCGACGCCCGCGACCCTCGGCGCCGAGGGCTGCGCGGTGAGTTCCGCTGCGATGGTGCTGGCCAGCTATGGCGCGGACGTGGACCCCGGCCGTTTGAATACCTTCGTCACGGAACACGGCGGCTTCACCCCGGAGGGCTGGCTCTATTGGGAAGCCGCTGCCGCCTATCCACCGGCAATTGCCCGCAAGGCCTACGAGGACAAGCCCTCCTTCGCGTTGATCGACCGCAACCTCCTCGCCGGCAACCCCGTGATCGTGCGCGTGCGCTACCCGAGCGGCACGACGCATTTTGTGGTGATCGTCGGCAAACGCGGGTTCGACTACCTCATTCGCGACCCCGGCGCCGGCGGCGCGCGCGGCGTCTATCCACTCAAGGACTTCGGCCGGCCGATCGAGGCTCTGCGCTTCTTCGAAAAGACCCCACCTGGCGCGGTGCAATGGCCTCCCGAGGCGGAAAAGGATTGA
- a CDS encoding ATP-binding cassette domain-containing protein: MPSVEARNLRKIYRVYRKEQGVLGAVKGLLHRRYDETAAVDGVSFSVEPGEFVGFLGPNGAGKTTTLKMLSGLVQPSSGDASVLGFVPWHRRPAMKRQFSLLMGQKNALWWDLPARESLELNRAIYGIDHADFNRTVDDLTTMLDCADKLGVMVRELSLGERMKFELIAALLHHPKVLFLDEPTIGLDVTSQKKVRDFLKTYNEGSRITILLTSHYMQDIEELCERVILIDRGRLFFDGPLEDVTTQFAKTKIIEVDFTRACHCSFSHLGTVLEATPTHLRLEVDRPRVAEICRHILAEADVVDFSVQEMPIEEVIRRTFGENHARAGLPAKT; the protein is encoded by the coding sequence ATGCCGTCCGTCGAAGCCCGCAACCTCCGCAAAATCTATCGCGTCTATCGCAAGGAACAGGGCGTGCTCGGCGCGGTGAAAGGCCTGCTCCACCGGCGCTATGACGAAACGGCTGCGGTCGATGGCGTGAGCTTTTCGGTCGAACCCGGCGAGTTCGTCGGCTTCCTCGGCCCCAATGGCGCCGGCAAAACGACGACGCTCAAGATGCTCTCCGGCCTCGTTCAACCCAGCAGCGGCGACGCCAGCGTGCTCGGTTTCGTTCCCTGGCATCGGCGTCCGGCCATGAAGCGGCAATTCAGCCTGCTGATGGGCCAGAAAAACGCGCTATGGTGGGATTTGCCCGCCCGCGAGTCGCTGGAATTGAACCGCGCCATCTACGGCATCGACCACGCAGACTTCAATCGCACAGTGGACGATCTCACGACGATGCTCGACTGCGCCGACAAGCTCGGCGTGATGGTGCGCGAGCTCAGTCTCGGTGAGCGGATGAAATTTGAGCTCATCGCCGCGCTGCTGCACCACCCGAAGGTGCTCTTCCTCGACGAACCCACGATCGGTCTCGACGTCACCAGCCAGAAAAAGGTGCGCGACTTCCTCAAGACCTATAACGAAGGCAGCCGCATCACGATCCTGCTGACGAGCCATTACATGCAGGACATCGAGGAGCTTTGCGAACGGGTGATCCTCATCGACCGCGGTCGGCTCTTCTTCGACGGCCCGCTCGAGGACGTCACCACGCAGTTCGCAAAGACGAAGATCATCGAGGTCGACTTCACTCGCGCGTGCCACTGCTCGTTTTCCCACCTCGGCACGGTGCTCGAGGCAACGCCCACGCACCTGCGTCTCGAGGTCGACCGCCCCCGGGTCGCGGAGATCTGCCGTCACATTCTGGCCGAGGCCGATGTCGTGGATTTCTCCGTGCAGGAAATGCCGATCGAAGAAGTGATCCGGCGCACGTTCGGCGAGAACCACGCCCGCGCCGGCCTGCCCGCGAAAACCTAG
- a CDS encoding tRNA (cytidine(34)-2'-O)-methyltransferase gives MLHVVLVEPEIPPNTGNIARLCLASGTRLHLVEPLGFSLDDRALRRAGMDYWKEVDVHLWSDFATLRAAAADSARFHFFTTKTSQLYWDADFRDGDHLVFGRETRGLPESLLAANPATCLTIPMEPGARSLNLSTSVGIALYEAKRQLARPAPLEPPIHS, from the coding sequence ATGCTCCACGTCGTGCTGGTCGAACCGGAAATTCCCCCGAATACGGGAAACATCGCGCGACTCTGTCTCGCCTCCGGCACCCGACTTCATCTTGTGGAGCCCCTCGGCTTCTCGCTCGATGACCGCGCTCTGCGCCGCGCCGGAATGGATTACTGGAAGGAAGTCGACGTGCATCTCTGGTCCGACTTCGCGACATTGCGAGCGGCCGCCGCCGACTCCGCGCGATTTCACTTTTTCACGACCAAGACCTCGCAGCTCTACTGGGACGCCGACTTCCGCGACGGCGACCATCTCGTCTTCGGTCGCGAAACCCGCGGACTGCCCGAATCGCTGCTCGCCGCCAACCCCGCCACGTGTCTCACGATTCCCATGGAGCCGGGCGCGCGAAGCCTGAATCTTTCCACCTCCGTGGGCATTGCGCTCTACGAAGCGAAACGCCAGCTTGCCCGACCGGCTCCGCTCGAGCCCCCGATCCACTCCTGA
- a CDS encoding TIM barrel protein encodes MFRIGLVSATFRHLAPEEIIAVAQAAGIEGLTWSGDVHVPLGQPDRACEVARRTKDAGLEIEGYGSYYRAGCADGVQLFERELEAVLALGAPRIRVWAGTKESAVVTDRERETIIEDLRRCGQTARQAGVTLAIEFHSHSLTDTAESTAALMMALEGSGARLYWQPPNGMPSGDAVAGLRKILPWVDHVHVFHWIVREGELIRLPLSKGGEVWPGYLGVFAERPMPRWALLEFVAGDDPKQFAADAQQLRDWLQSPGKC; translated from the coding sequence ATGTTCCGGATTGGTTTGGTTTCTGCGACGTTTCGTCATCTGGCACCCGAGGAGATCATTGCGGTCGCGCAGGCGGCGGGCATCGAGGGGCTGACCTGGAGCGGAGACGTTCACGTGCCGCTGGGGCAGCCCGACCGCGCCTGCGAAGTGGCTCGCCGGACGAAGGATGCCGGTCTGGAGATCGAGGGTTACGGATCCTATTACCGCGCGGGTTGTGCGGATGGCGTTCAACTGTTCGAGCGGGAATTGGAGGCCGTCCTTGCGCTCGGCGCGCCGCGGATCCGCGTCTGGGCTGGGACGAAGGAAAGCGCGGTGGTCACGGACCGCGAGCGGGAGACGATCATCGAGGATCTCCGGCGCTGCGGGCAAACCGCTCGACAAGCCGGAGTGACGCTGGCGATCGAATTTCACTCCCATTCGCTGACCGACACTGCGGAGTCGACGGCGGCGTTGATGATGGCCCTGGAGGGCTCCGGGGCGCGGCTTTACTGGCAACCGCCGAATGGAATGCCCTCCGGCGACGCGGTGGCGGGATTGCGAAAAATCCTGCCGTGGGTCGATCATGTCCATGTCTTCCACTGGATCGTTCGCGAGGGGGAGTTGATCCGGCTCCCGCTGTCGAAGGGGGGCGAGGTCTGGCCCGGGTATCTTGGCGTCTTCGCGGAACGACCGATGCCTCGGTGGGCGCTGCTCGAGTTCGTTGCGGGGGATGATCCGAAACAATTCGCGGCCGATGCCCAACAGCTTCGAGACTGGCTACAGTCACCGGGAAAATGCTAG
- a CDS encoding glycoside hydrolase family 127 protein translates to MIRAADAPISPQAQPFPLADVRLLDGPFKSAQDVNARYLLEVVNVDRLLAGFRAQAKLPAKAERYGGWEARGINGHSLGHYLSAVSALYAATGDPKALKKIEYVVAELAACQQANGDGYVLPVNKQIYEDIRRGQIQASGFSLNREWVPNYNLHKVLAGLRDAYRYAGNKQALAVERGMADYLAGVYKDLTPAQAQEILRAEYGGLNEVFADLSVDTGDPRYLELSRTIFHHDAILDPLEQGQDRLNGQHGNTQIPKIIGIARDYELTGEAKYRTGVQTFWDSVVNLRTFANGGHGEHEHFFPPAQFPQKLGKQDTETCNTYNMIKLTGQMFSWDPNAAEMDYVERGIINHLLSNIGRQPGEFGYFVSFDPIATKVFSKPEGGWWCCVGTGMENPARYGEQVYFHDATSLWVNLFIASELSWKERGIQLRQETAFPDSDTVRFTFKAAAPTKLALRIRHPFWCTRPEVKINGAPVAVKSEPSSYFTIDRVWKTGDVVTLRLPMTLRVEALPHSDGKVVSVLYGPNLLAGIVPAKPGAPDPAKERWDDHLKAPGQVPGTPPVFIAENYEALLRRFQPTGRAFAEFRSVGVVLPQDLTFVPLHRVYEEHYAVYLPFATPTEWKQREEEIRAAEAAKARLDAATLDAVQPGFQQSEVEHNFQSENSETGSFRDRKWRDARTGGWFSYDLAVDPNKPMALIVTYFGGDRGRTFDVLVDGKKVATQKLDGRQNGKFLNVVYALPADSTRRKTKVTVRLQGVGNSLAGGAYDLRVLQADAAKALVPATENP, encoded by the coding sequence GTGATTCGCGCGGCGGACGCTCCGATTTCTCCGCAGGCGCAACCGTTCCCGCTGGCGGATGTGCGGCTGCTCGATGGGCCGTTCAAGTCGGCGCAGGACGTGAATGCGCGCTATCTGCTCGAGGTGGTGAATGTCGATCGCCTGCTCGCGGGATTTCGCGCTCAGGCGAAGTTGCCGGCGAAGGCAGAGCGCTACGGCGGCTGGGAGGCGCGGGGCATCAACGGGCATAGCCTCGGGCATTATCTTTCCGCCGTTTCCGCGCTCTACGCCGCGACCGGCGATCCGAAGGCGTTGAAGAAGATCGAATACGTCGTCGCGGAGCTTGCCGCCTGCCAGCAGGCGAATGGCGATGGCTACGTGCTGCCGGTGAACAAGCAGATCTACGAGGATATTCGCCGCGGGCAGATCCAGGCCTCTGGCTTCTCGCTGAATCGGGAATGGGTGCCGAATTACAATTTGCACAAGGTCCTCGCGGGACTTCGCGACGCCTATCGCTACGCCGGCAACAAGCAGGCACTCGCCGTCGAGCGCGGCATGGCGGACTATCTCGCGGGCGTTTACAAGGACCTCACTCCCGCGCAGGCGCAGGAGATTCTTCGGGCCGAATATGGCGGGCTGAACGAGGTCTTCGCCGATCTCAGCGTGGACACGGGCGATCCGCGGTATCTCGAGCTGTCGCGCACCATTTTTCACCACGATGCCATTCTCGATCCGCTCGAGCAGGGGCAGGATCGCCTCAACGGGCAGCACGGCAACACGCAGATCCCGAAGATCATCGGCATTGCCCGCGATTACGAACTCACCGGCGAGGCGAAATACCGGACGGGAGTGCAGACGTTCTGGGACAGCGTCGTCAACCTGCGCACCTTTGCGAACGGCGGTCACGGTGAGCACGAGCATTTCTTCCCGCCGGCGCAGTTCCCGCAAAAGCTTGGCAAGCAGGACACGGAGACCTGCAACACCTACAACATGATCAAGCTCACCGGGCAGATGTTCTCGTGGGATCCGAATGCCGCGGAGATGGACTACGTCGAGCGCGGGATCATCAATCATCTCCTCTCGAATATCGGCCGCCAGCCTGGGGAGTTCGGTTACTTCGTGAGCTTCGACCCGATCGCCACGAAGGTCTTCTCGAAGCCCGAGGGCGGCTGGTGGTGCTGCGTGGGGACGGGCATGGAAAATCCGGCGCGCTACGGCGAGCAGGTGTATTTCCACGATGCCACTTCGCTGTGGGTGAACCTGTTCATCGCGAGCGAGCTGAGTTGGAAGGAACGCGGAATCCAGCTGCGCCAGGAGACGGCGTTTCCGGATTCCGACACGGTGCGCTTCACGTTCAAGGCCGCCGCTCCGACGAAGCTCGCGCTGCGCATCCGCCATCCTTTCTGGTGCACGCGGCCCGAGGTGAAGATCAATGGCGCCCCCGTGGCGGTGAAATCGGAGCCGTCCTCGTATTTCACGATCGACCGCGTCTGGAAGACCGGAGATGTCGTCACGTTGCGCCTGCCCATGACGCTGCGCGTCGAGGCGCTGCCGCACTCCGATGGCAAGGTCGTGTCGGTGCTCTACGGTCCCAATCTTCTTGCGGGCATCGTGCCGGCGAAGCCCGGAGCGCCCGACCCCGCGAAGGAGCGGTGGGATGACCATCTCAAGGCGCCGGGGCAGGTCCCGGGGACGCCCCCGGTATTCATCGCGGAGAATTACGAGGCGCTGCTTCGGCGTTTTCAGCCGACGGGCCGGGCGTTTGCCGAATTCCGCAGCGTCGGCGTCGTATTGCCGCAGGACCTCACGTTTGTGCCGCTCCATCGCGTCTACGAGGAGCACTACGCCGTTTATCTTCCCTTCGCGACGCCGACCGAATGGAAGCAGCGCGAAGAGGAGATTCGAGCGGCGGAGGCGGCAAAAGCCCGCCTGGACGCGGCGACGCTGGACGCCGTGCAGCCGGGATTTCAGCAGTCCGAGGTCGAGCACAACTTCCAGTCCGAGAACAGCGAGACCGGCTCCTTTCGCGATCGCAAATGGCGCGACGCGCGGACCGGTGGCTGGTTCTCCTACGATCTTGCCGTCGATCCGAACAAGCCCATGGCACTTATCGTGACCTACTTCGGCGGAGATCGCGGCCGCACCTTCGACGTTCTTGTCGACGGGAAAAAGGTCGCCACCCAGAAGCTCGACGGCCGGCAGAATGGCAAGTTCCTCAATGTGGTTTATGCGCTTCCGGCCGATTCGACCCGGCGCAAGACCAAGGTCACCGTGCGGCTGCAGGGCGTTGGAAACTCGCTGGCTGGCGGCGCTTATGATCTGCGAGTGCTGCAGGCCGATGCGGCCAAAGCCCTCGTCCCCGCCACCGAAAATCCCTGA
- a CDS encoding family 43 glycosylhydrolase: MAAEPSPAAAPPKPILGGFTADPAIRVFGDTYYVYPTTDKPNWETTEFVVWSSKNLVDWKREGVALDVTKDLKWADLKAWAPDCIERNGTYYFYFCARGKIGVATAKAPVGPFRDALDRPLLERMGKTDKRITSNTIDPYPFIDDDGQAYLYWGNGNGIVNVVKLKPDMITIDGDPIEFRIEGGDATFREGVVVFKQGGKYYFMWSVDDARSDNYRIGYGTADCPLGPVTIAAAPIILQKNGLAKGTGHHSVVNIPGTDRWYAVYHRHAIPNGSGYQRETCLARMEFEPDGTIKPMDPMVTPFKPGDVGEPLVNGKGAPDGLPKSE; this comes from the coding sequence ATGGCCGCCGAGCCGAGCCCGGCCGCCGCGCCGCCGAAGCCGATCCTCGGCGGATTCACGGCCGATCCCGCCATCCGCGTCTTCGGCGACACCTATTACGTGTATCCGACGACGGATAAGCCGAACTGGGAGACGACGGAGTTCGTCGTCTGGTCCTCGAAGAACCTTGTCGATTGGAAACGCGAGGGCGTGGCCCTCGATGTCACGAAGGATCTGAAGTGGGCCGACCTCAAGGCGTGGGCGCCGGACTGCATCGAGCGGAATGGCACCTATTATTTCTACTTCTGCGCCCGCGGAAAAATCGGGGTGGCGACGGCGAAGGCGCCGGTGGGACCGTTCAGGGACGCCCTCGACCGCCCTCTCCTTGAACGCATGGGCAAGACGGACAAGCGGATCACGTCGAACACGATCGATCCCTATCCCTTCATCGATGATGACGGTCAGGCCTATCTCTATTGGGGGAACGGCAACGGCATCGTGAATGTCGTGAAGCTGAAGCCCGACATGATCACGATCGACGGCGATCCGATCGAATTTCGTATCGAGGGTGGCGATGCGACCTTCCGGGAGGGCGTCGTGGTTTTCAAGCAAGGCGGAAAGTATTATTTCATGTGGTCGGTGGACGACGCGCGCAGCGACAACTATCGCATCGGCTACGGCACGGCCGACTGTCCCCTTGGGCCGGTGACGATTGCCGCAGCGCCGATCATTCTTCAAAAGAATGGCCTCGCCAAAGGCACCGGCCATCACAGTGTGGTGAACATTCCCGGGACCGATCGCTGGTATGCGGTTTACCACCGCCACGCGATTCCCAACGGCAGCGGCTATCAACGCGAGACCTGCCTCGCGCGCATGGAATTCGAGCCCGACGGCACCATCAAACCGATGGACCCCATGGTGACGCCGTTCAAGCCCGGCGATGTCGGCGAACCCCTCGTCAACGGCAAGGGGGCACCCGACGGTCTGCCGAAGAGCGAATAG